From the genome of Populus alba chromosome 10, ASM523922v2, whole genome shotgun sequence, one region includes:
- the LOC118059924 gene encoding mitochondrial hydrolase YKR070W isoform X2 translates to MRFQKTVAFGFPPIKNKAAPFLFQYQASRSFSSQPQSGQKRRSSFGIAFDIDGVILRGKDPIGGSPQALRRLYGDSGNLNVPFLFLTNGGGIPESRRASELSELLGVKILPSQVLQGHSPFKSFMERYENQLIVATGKGEPAVVMSEYGFKKVVSLDEYASCFENIDPLAQYKKWTTKQGLDRSSHPLNTVPRYDVSSETVKAVFVVSDPVDWGRDIQILCDVLRCGGLPGQENGHQPQPPLYFAADDLEYQAAFPSKRLGMGAFRIALESVFNRIHYNPLEYVCFGKPNPFVFKNAEAMLKQLQPSYYSDIFKEPGDSGLPSFKTLYMIGDNPSVDVKGAQQAGHPWFSILTRTGVFRGKHNHAEFPADLVIDTVEEAVDYILGRECIS, encoded by the exons ATGAGATTCCAAAAAACGGTAGCGTTTGGGTTTCCCCcgataaaaaacaaagcagCGCCATTTCTGTTTCAATACCAAGCCTCACGTTCCTTCTCCTCACAGCCTCAGTCAGGGCAGAAACGACG GTCCTCTTTTGGAATCGCCTTTGATATCGATGGCGTTATTCTTCGTGGTAAAGATCCCATCGGCGGCTCTCCTCAAGCTCTGCGTAGATTATACGGAGATTCTG GAAACTTGAACGTTCCATTTTTGTTCCTGACAAATG GAGGTGGCATTCCAGAATCGAGGAGAGCTAGCGAGTTAAGCGAACTGCTTGGAGTAAAGATTTTACCTTCTCAG GTTTTACAGGGTCATTCaccttttaaaagttttatggAAAG ATATGAGAATCAACTCATTGTTGCCACTGGAAAAGGAGAACCTGCTGTAGTAATGTCTGAGTATGGTTTCAA AAAAGTTGTATCCTTAGACGAGTATGCATCCTGTTTTGAAAACATTGATCCTCTAGCTCAATACAAAAAGTGGACAACTAAGCAGGGGTTGGATAGGAGCAGTCACCCCCTGAATACAGTGCCGAGATATGACGTTTCTTCTGAAACAGTTAAGGCGGTATTTGTTGTTAGTGATCCTGTAGATTGGGGCAGGGACATTCAG ATTCTCTGTGATGTTTTAAGATGTGGAGGTCTTCCTGGACAGGAGAATGGGCATCAGCCCCAGCCTCCTCTGTATTTTGCCGCTGATGATCTCGAATACCAG GCTGCATTTCCTTCCAAACGACTTGGAATGGGTGCTTTCAGAATTGCTCTGGAGAGTGTCTTCAACAG AATTCACTATAATCCACTGgagtatgtttgttttgggAAGCCAAATCCATTTGTATTTAAGAATGCCGAAGCCATGTTGAAGCAACTTCAGCCATCTTATTATAGTGATATTTTTAAGGAACCTGGAGATTCTGGGTTGCCGTCATTCAAAACTCTCTATATGATTGGTGACAATCCTTCAGTTGACGTTAAAGGTGCACAACAG GCAGGACATCCTTGGTTTTCTATCCTTACAAGGACAGGTGTTTTCCGCGGGAAACATAACCATGCAGAGTTTCCTGCAGATCTG GTTATTGATACTGTTGAAGAGGCAGTGGACTATATTCTTGGAAGGGAGTGTATTTCATAG
- the LOC118059924 gene encoding mitochondrial hydrolase YKR070W isoform X1, with amino-acid sequence MRFQKTVAFGFPPIKNKAAPFLFQYQASRSFSSQPQSGQKRRSSFGIAFDIDGVILRGKDPIGGSPQALRRLYGDSGNLNVPFLFLTNGGGIPESRRASELSELLGVKILPSQVLQGHSPFKSFMERYENQLIVATGKGEPAVVMSEYGFKKVVSLDEYASCFENIDPLAQYKKWTTKQGLDRSSHPLNTVPRYDVSSETVKAVFVVSDPVDWGRDIQILCDVLRCGGLPGQENGHQPQPPLYFAADDLEYQAAFPSKRLGMGAFRIALESVFNRIHYNPLEYVCFGKPNPFVFKNAEAMLKQLQPSYYSDIFKEPGDSGLPSFKTLYMIGDNPSVDVKGAQQAGHPWFSILTRTGVFRGKHNHAEFPADLASQTMKLSACCKLIFINMMGSHVSPLTNYPGY; translated from the exons ATGAGATTCCAAAAAACGGTAGCGTTTGGGTTTCCCCcgataaaaaacaaagcagCGCCATTTCTGTTTCAATACCAAGCCTCACGTTCCTTCTCCTCACAGCCTCAGTCAGGGCAGAAACGACG GTCCTCTTTTGGAATCGCCTTTGATATCGATGGCGTTATTCTTCGTGGTAAAGATCCCATCGGCGGCTCTCCTCAAGCTCTGCGTAGATTATACGGAGATTCTG GAAACTTGAACGTTCCATTTTTGTTCCTGACAAATG GAGGTGGCATTCCAGAATCGAGGAGAGCTAGCGAGTTAAGCGAACTGCTTGGAGTAAAGATTTTACCTTCTCAG GTTTTACAGGGTCATTCaccttttaaaagttttatggAAAG ATATGAGAATCAACTCATTGTTGCCACTGGAAAAGGAGAACCTGCTGTAGTAATGTCTGAGTATGGTTTCAA AAAAGTTGTATCCTTAGACGAGTATGCATCCTGTTTTGAAAACATTGATCCTCTAGCTCAATACAAAAAGTGGACAACTAAGCAGGGGTTGGATAGGAGCAGTCACCCCCTGAATACAGTGCCGAGATATGACGTTTCTTCTGAAACAGTTAAGGCGGTATTTGTTGTTAGTGATCCTGTAGATTGGGGCAGGGACATTCAG ATTCTCTGTGATGTTTTAAGATGTGGAGGTCTTCCTGGACAGGAGAATGGGCATCAGCCCCAGCCTCCTCTGTATTTTGCCGCTGATGATCTCGAATACCAG GCTGCATTTCCTTCCAAACGACTTGGAATGGGTGCTTTCAGAATTGCTCTGGAGAGTGTCTTCAACAG AATTCACTATAATCCACTGgagtatgtttgttttgggAAGCCAAATCCATTTGTATTTAAGAATGCCGAAGCCATGTTGAAGCAACTTCAGCCATCTTATTATAGTGATATTTTTAAGGAACCTGGAGATTCTGGGTTGCCGTCATTCAAAACTCTCTATATGATTGGTGACAATCCTTCAGTTGACGTTAAAGGTGCACAACAG GCAGGACATCCTTGGTTTTCTATCCTTACAAGGACAGGTGTTTTCCGCGGGAAACATAACCATGCAGAGTTTCCTGCAGATCTGGCAAGTCAAACGATGAAACTTTCTGCATGctgtaaattaatattcataaacATGATGGGATCACACGTTTCCCCACTGACAAATTACCCAGGCTATTGA